Proteins from a single region of Acidobacteriota bacterium:
- a CDS encoding ubiquinol-cytochrome c reductase iron-sulfur subunit, with the protein MEKQQPRRTFLTWLTGSIVGLGTALVGWPFLRSLAPNVLYEPPKRMRVGAPDRFQEGVTYLDKERLYVFKDGNSFYCISAVCTHLGCTVKYAPYKRKEVQTVRNLEFTSGGEFHCPCHGSKFYGDGTNYFGPAPRPLAWHPVEVSMADGQLVVDLGQRVERDFRLVV; encoded by the coding sequence ATGGAGAAACAACAACCCCGCAGGACCTTCTTGACGTGGCTGACCGGCAGCATCGTCGGGCTCGGCACCGCACTCGTCGGCTGGCCATTCTTGCGGTCGCTCGCGCCCAACGTGCTCTACGAACCGCCGAAACGGATGCGCGTCGGCGCCCCGGACCGCTTCCAGGAAGGCGTCACCTACCTCGACAAGGAACGACTCTACGTCTTCAAGGATGGCAACAGCTTCTATTGCATCTCGGCGGTCTGCACGCACCTCGGCTGCACCGTCAAGTACGCACCGTACAAGCGTAAGGAAGTGCAGACAGTGCGTAACCTCGAGTTCACCTCAGGCGGTGAGTTCCACTGCCCGTGCCACGGCTCCAAGTTCTACGGCGACGGAACCAATTACTTCGGGCCGGCCCCACGCCCGCTTGCGTGGCACCCGGTCGAGGTGTCGATGGCTGATGGTCAGCTGGTGGTCGATCTCGGACAACGCGTCGAACGCGACTTCCGATTGGTGGTCTAG